The following proteins are co-located in the Micromonospora viridifaciens genome:
- a CDS encoding BON domain-containing protein, whose protein sequence is MATTAITRTDQDIQVAVLDELTWEPRVRPNEIGVTVTEGVVTLTGWVDSYAKKWAAERAAHRVRQVRAVANDLAVRIATSAEKSDPEIATAASRALEWDAFVPIETLDVTVADGWVTLHGEVEWEYQRRAAERAVGRLTGVRGVSNGITVRPGARADGRQLAERIVDALARNGATEAEAISVRVHGDTVVLEGLVHSVPEREEVERVVWSAPGIREVHNHLAVGGAR, encoded by the coding sequence ATGGCCACCACGGCGATCACGCGTACCGACCAGGACATCCAGGTTGCCGTCCTCGACGAGCTGACCTGGGAACCCCGGGTACGCCCCAACGAGATCGGGGTGACCGTCACCGAAGGCGTGGTGACGTTGACCGGATGGGTGGACAGCTACGCCAAGAAGTGGGCCGCCGAGCGGGCCGCGCACCGGGTGCGCCAGGTCCGGGCGGTCGCCAACGACCTCGCCGTCCGGATCGCCACCTCCGCCGAGAAGAGCGACCCAGAGATCGCCACCGCGGCCAGCCGGGCGCTGGAGTGGGACGCCTTCGTGCCGATCGAGACGCTCGACGTGACCGTCGCCGACGGCTGGGTCACCCTGCACGGCGAGGTCGAGTGGGAGTACCAGCGCCGGGCCGCCGAGCGGGCGGTCGGCCGGCTCACCGGCGTACGCGGGGTGAGCAACGGGATCACCGTCCGGCCGGGTGCCCGGGCCGACGGGCGCCAGTTGGCCGAGCGGATCGTGGACGCGCTCGCCCGCAACGGCGCCACCGAGGCGGAGGCCATCAGCGTGCGGGTGCACGGCGACACCGTGGTGCTGGAGGGCCTGGTCCACTCCGTACCGGAACGGGAGGAGGTCGAGCGGGTCGTCTGGTCCGCCCCCGGCATCCGCGAGGTGCACAACCACCTGGCCGTGGGGGGCGCCCGATGA
- a CDS encoding alpha/beta hydrolase, protein MAAPTGRVDTIVLIHGLWLTPRSWERWADRYRARGFQVLTPSWPGMEAEVEELRADPTPIAGQRIADITDHYARIIREQPRPPIIMGHSFGGLIAQLLVARKLSTAAVAVHPVPVDGVQEFPLSTLRSVFPILDNPAHRHRAVPMTPDDFHFVFGNTMSRQESDAAWERYAVPAAGHVLFEAVFSNLEPGGVTKIDSHESERAPLLLLAGDADNVVPPRTVRLNADIYRPSRALTGYQEFPGRSHFAIGAPGWEEEADFALEWAMEAANEFAQTAVSQAPGRR, encoded by the coding sequence ATGGCGGCACCGACGGGACGAGTCGACACGATCGTGCTGATCCACGGGCTCTGGCTGACCCCGCGCAGCTGGGAGCGCTGGGCCGACCGGTACCGGGCGCGGGGCTTCCAGGTGCTGACGCCGTCGTGGCCCGGCATGGAGGCCGAGGTCGAGGAGCTGCGCGCCGATCCGACCCCGATCGCCGGGCAGCGGATAGCGGACATCACCGACCACTACGCCCGGATCATCCGCGAGCAGCCTCGCCCGCCGATCATCATGGGGCACTCGTTCGGCGGCCTGATCGCCCAACTCCTGGTCGCCCGGAAGCTGAGCACCGCCGCCGTGGCCGTTCATCCCGTCCCGGTCGACGGGGTGCAGGAGTTCCCGTTGAGCACCCTGCGGTCGGTCTTCCCCATCCTGGACAACCCGGCCCATCGGCACCGGGCGGTGCCGATGACCCCGGACGACTTCCATTTCGTCTTCGGCAACACGATGAGCCGGCAGGAGTCCGACGCGGCCTGGGAACGGTACGCCGTCCCCGCCGCGGGGCACGTCCTGTTCGAGGCCGTCTTCTCCAACCTGGAGCCGGGCGGCGTCACGAAGATCGACAGCCACGAGTCCGAGCGGGCGCCACTGCTGCTGCTCGCCGGGGACGCCGACAACGTCGTGCCGCCCCGCACGGTCCGCCTCAACGCCGACATCTACCGGCCCTCCCGGGCCCTCACCGGCTACCAGGAGTTCCCCGGGCGGTCCCACTTCGCGATCGGCGCGCCGGGTTGGGAGGAGGAGGCCGACTTCGCCCTCGAGTGGGCGATGGAGGCGGCCAACGAGTTCGCGCAGACCGCGGTGAGCCAGGCCCCCGGCCGCCGCTGA
- a CDS encoding alcohol dehydrogenase catalytic domain-containing protein codes for MRALCWEGADALAVRQVPDPELRNAQDMIVRVRRSATCGADLPLLAGRIPYLAAGDVLGHEFLGEVVEVGPEVRRHRVADRVVVCAGVACGACWFCRQGLFAWCDNGTTGAAAAETAWGQPTAGCFGHPGPLGGFAGSHAEYVRVPYADVGAFTVPDEVSDDRAVFASDAAPTGWLGTELGEVTRGDVVAVWGAGAVGQLTAGAALLRGADRVIVVDGHDDRLRMVERHVGAEPLNYRYVDVTAELRERSGGRGPDVCVEAVGMAAEPPGLLAGRLGGGADRPLALREAVHACRKGGTVVVLGTWTGFVDTFPLGAVMNKGLTVRSARQHGQRWIPMLLDRMARDELRTEHLATHHLPLERGPDGYALFRDRADGCIRAVFSP; via the coding sequence GTGAGGGCACTGTGCTGGGAGGGCGCCGACGCGCTGGCGGTCCGCCAGGTCCCCGACCCGGAGCTGCGCAACGCCCAGGACATGATCGTTCGGGTACGGCGGAGCGCCACCTGCGGGGCGGACCTGCCGCTGCTGGCGGGGCGGATCCCGTACCTGGCCGCCGGGGACGTGCTCGGGCACGAGTTCCTCGGCGAGGTGGTCGAGGTCGGGCCGGAGGTACGCCGGCACCGGGTCGCCGACCGGGTGGTGGTCTGCGCGGGTGTGGCCTGCGGGGCCTGCTGGTTCTGCCGCCAGGGCCTCTTCGCCTGGTGCGACAACGGCACCACCGGCGCGGCGGCGGCCGAGACGGCGTGGGGACAGCCCACCGCCGGCTGCTTCGGCCACCCCGGCCCGCTGGGTGGCTTCGCCGGCAGTCACGCGGAGTACGTGCGGGTGCCGTACGCCGACGTCGGCGCGTTCACCGTGCCGGACGAGGTCAGCGACGACCGGGCGGTGTTCGCCTCGGACGCCGCGCCGACCGGCTGGCTCGGCACGGAGCTGGGTGAGGTCACGCGCGGCGACGTGGTGGCGGTCTGGGGGGCGGGCGCGGTCGGCCAGCTGACCGCCGGGGCCGCGCTGCTGCGCGGAGCCGACCGGGTGATCGTCGTCGACGGCCACGACGACCGGCTGCGGATGGTCGAGCGCCACGTCGGCGCGGAACCGCTCAACTACCGGTACGTGGACGTCACCGCCGAGCTGCGGGAGCGCAGCGGCGGCCGGGGGCCGGACGTGTGCGTGGAGGCGGTCGGCATGGCCGCCGAGCCACCGGGCCTGCTGGCCGGCCGGCTCGGCGGCGGCGCGGACCGGCCGCTGGCGCTGCGCGAGGCGGTGCACGCCTGCCGCAAGGGCGGCACGGTGGTGGTGCTCGGCACCTGGACCGGGTTCGTCGACACGTTCCCGCTGGGCGCGGTGATGAACAAGGGCCTCACCGTACGCAGCGCCCGGCAGCACGGGCAGCGGTGGATCCCGATGCTGCTGGACCGGATGGCCCGCGACGAGCTGCGTACCGAGCACCTGGCCACCCACCACCTGCCGCTCGAGCGGGGCCCGGACGGGTACGCCCTGTTCCGCGACCGGGCCGACGGCTGCATCCGGGCGGTCTTCTCGCCGTGA
- the serS gene encoding serine--tRNA ligase gives MLDMELIRKDREAVATALAKRLDPAEVNRALDEIQRLDQERRALITEIDAERQRRKAEARAYAQAKRAGREPEPVAPEAERKQLAELESQLDEVQSRLRTTMSELPNLPADDIVGGGKEANRVIRTFGEPPAIEQVRDHVELSRALGLVDHERGVKLGGSGFWMYTGLGARLEWALVNWLIEQNIKAGYEFLLPPHLLLDTAGFAAGQFPKFYDDVYHLDRQSAPRGQFLLPTAETAILGAYQDEILETAKLPLKVFAYTPCYRREAAGSHSDERGTVRGHQFNKVEIFQFTLPEQADTALAEMVAHVESLVEALGLHHQTSLLAAGDASAAMRKTLDIEVWMPSTGKYKEVSSVSWGGDYQARRAAIRYREPGGKQTRFVHTLNGSALATSRLFPAILEQFQQPDGSVLVPEVLRDKLGTDRLTPVR, from the coding sequence ATGCTCGACATGGAGTTGATCCGGAAGGATCGCGAGGCGGTAGCGACCGCGCTGGCGAAGCGTCTGGATCCCGCCGAGGTCAACCGGGCGCTGGACGAGATCCAGCGGCTCGACCAGGAACGTCGCGCGCTGATCACCGAGATCGACGCCGAGCGGCAGCGCCGCAAGGCGGAAGCGCGGGCGTACGCGCAGGCCAAGCGGGCCGGCAGGGAGCCGGAGCCGGTCGCGCCGGAGGCCGAGCGCAAGCAGCTCGCCGAGCTGGAGTCCCAGCTGGACGAGGTGCAGTCCCGGCTGCGCACCACGATGAGCGAGCTGCCCAACCTGCCCGCCGACGACATCGTCGGCGGCGGCAAGGAGGCGAACCGGGTCATCCGGACCTTTGGCGAGCCGCCGGCCATCGAGCAGGTGCGGGACCATGTGGAGCTGAGCCGCGCGCTCGGCCTGGTCGACCACGAGCGCGGGGTCAAGCTCGGCGGGTCCGGCTTCTGGATGTACACCGGCCTGGGCGCCCGGCTGGAGTGGGCGCTGGTCAACTGGTTGATCGAGCAGAACATCAAGGCCGGGTACGAGTTCCTGCTCCCGCCGCACCTGCTGCTGGACACCGCCGGCTTCGCCGCCGGCCAGTTCCCCAAGTTCTACGACGACGTCTACCACCTGGACCGGCAGTCCGCCCCGCGCGGGCAGTTCCTGCTGCCCACCGCGGAGACGGCGATCCTCGGGGCGTACCAGGACGAGATCCTGGAGACGGCGAAGCTGCCGCTGAAGGTGTTCGCCTACACCCCGTGCTACCGGCGCGAGGCCGCCGGCTCGCACTCGGACGAGCGGGGCACCGTGCGGGGCCACCAGTTCAACAAGGTGGAGATCTTCCAGTTCACCCTGCCCGAGCAGGCGGACACCGCGCTGGCGGAGATGGTCGCCCACGTGGAGAGCCTGGTCGAGGCCCTTGGCCTGCACCACCAGACCAGCCTGCTCGCGGCCGGCGACGCCAGCGCCGCGATGCGCAAGACCCTCGACATCGAGGTCTGGATGCCGAGCACGGGCAAGTACAAGGAGGTGTCGTCGGTCTCCTGGGGCGGCGACTACCAGGCCCGTCGGGCGGCCATCCGCTACCGCGAGCCGGGCGGCAAGCAGACCCGCTTCGTGCACACCCTCAACGGCTCGGCGCTGGCCACCAGCCGCCTCTTCCCGGCCATCCTGGAGCAGTTCCAGCAGCCCGACGGCTCGGTGCTGGTGCCGGAGGTGCTCCGCGACAAGCTCGGCACGGATCGGCTCACCCCGGTCCGCTGA
- a CDS encoding saccharopine dehydrogenase family protein: MRDDRPYDLVLLGATGFTGGLTAEYLARHAPPGLRWALAGRNPGKLAGVRERLAGIDKSLAELPLLTADVTDPASLRAVAERARVVATTVGPYLRHGEPLVAACAAAGTDYVDITGEPEFVDLMYVRHHAEAVRTGARLVHACGFDSVPPDLGVWFTVRQLPADGPISVDGYVRAGGRFSAGTYHSALTALSRAGQAQRAARARRAVEPRPEGRRIRAVPGRVGRAPEAGGWAVPLPTIDPRIVRRSAAARPEYGPDFRYRHFAAVKRLPTVLAAGVGLAALVGLVKLPPARRWLLGRLSPGQGPSGEQRARSWFRVRFVGTGGGRTVVTEVAGGDPGYDETAKMLAESALCLAFDDLPPTAGQVTTVTAMGEALLERLTRAGITFRVLRRH; encoded by the coding sequence GTGCGCGACGACCGCCCGTACGACCTGGTCCTGCTCGGCGCCACCGGGTTCACCGGCGGCCTCACCGCCGAGTACCTGGCCCGGCACGCCCCGCCGGGGCTGCGCTGGGCGCTGGCGGGCCGCAACCCGGGCAAGCTGGCCGGGGTGCGGGAGCGGCTCGCCGGGATCGACAAGAGCCTGGCAGAGCTGCCGCTGCTGACCGCCGACGTGACCGACCCGGCGTCGCTGCGCGCGGTCGCGGAGCGCGCCCGGGTGGTCGCCACCACCGTCGGCCCGTACCTCCGGCACGGGGAGCCGCTGGTCGCGGCGTGCGCCGCGGCCGGCACCGACTACGTGGACATCACCGGTGAGCCGGAGTTCGTCGACCTGATGTACGTGCGCCACCACGCCGAGGCGGTGCGCACCGGCGCGCGGCTGGTGCACGCCTGCGGCTTCGACTCGGTCCCGCCCGACCTGGGCGTGTGGTTCACGGTCCGGCAGCTGCCCGCCGACGGGCCGATCAGCGTGGACGGTTACGTCCGGGCCGGGGGACGCTTCTCCGCCGGCACGTACCACTCGGCGCTCACCGCGTTGTCGCGTGCCGGTCAGGCGCAGCGGGCGGCGCGGGCGCGCCGGGCGGTGGAGCCACGGCCGGAGGGCCGCCGGATCCGCGCGGTGCCCGGGAGGGTGGGCCGGGCGCCGGAGGCCGGCGGGTGGGCGGTGCCGCTGCCCACCATCGACCCGCGGATCGTCCGCCGCTCGGCGGCGGCCCGCCCGGAGTACGGCCCGGACTTCCGCTACCGCCATTTCGCGGCGGTGAAGCGGCTGCCGACCGTCCTGGCCGCCGGGGTGGGCCTGGCCGCCCTGGTCGGGCTGGTGAAGCTGCCGCCGGCCCGGCGCTGGCTGCTCGGCCGACTCTCCCCCGGGCAGGGGCCGAGCGGCGAGCAGCGGGCCCGGTCCTGGTTCCGGGTCCGGTTCGTCGGCACCGGCGGCGGCCGGACCGTGGTGACCGAGGTGGCCGGCGGCGACCCCGGGTACGACGAGACCGCCAAGATGCTCGCCGAGTCGGCCCTGTGCCTGGCCTTCGACGACCTCCCGCCCACCGCCGGGCAGGTGACCACGGTGACCGCGATGGGTGAGGCCCTGCTGGAGCGCCTCACCCGGGCCGGCATCACCTTCCGCGTGCTGCGGCGGCATTGA
- a CDS encoding L,D-transpeptidase — protein MLFDRLTSRWALGWLLAVLGVPLLLVAALLVGRAMTGTPAPAPAAAATVPDLTVPASPSASPSPQQSVPAAAPAPDDLPVVTYDPAPRGFPADPGTGDTRPLTEGVTPTRDVAAYDAPGGRPLAFLAPTISGVKVTMPIVERRVGWTAVLLPSANRRIAWLPAGGWRTVALRDQILVERKPHRLTWYRDGRAVQSWKVSLGMPGQSTPLGRTFILGRTPPPQSVYGGVDIFALGSVPDDPDAVPTGLRGAHIGLHSWYTDAPLGKDVTNGCIRLTRSGQRKLLAEVPPGTSVVVVDRLPTPPATA, from the coding sequence GTGCTGTTTGACCGGTTGACCTCGCGGTGGGCCCTCGGCTGGCTGCTCGCCGTGCTCGGCGTACCGCTGCTGCTGGTGGCGGCGCTGCTGGTCGGGCGGGCGATGACCGGCACCCCGGCCCCCGCCCCGGCCGCCGCGGCAACCGTGCCGGACCTCACCGTGCCGGCGTCGCCGTCGGCAAGCCCGTCGCCGCAGCAGTCCGTGCCCGCCGCGGCGCCCGCCCCGGACGACCTGCCGGTGGTCACGTACGACCCGGCACCCCGCGGGTTCCCCGCCGACCCCGGCACGGGCGACACCCGGCCGCTCACCGAGGGCGTCACGCCGACCCGCGACGTCGCCGCCTACGACGCACCGGGCGGGCGACCGCTGGCCTTCCTCGCCCCCACCATCAGCGGCGTCAAGGTGACCATGCCGATCGTGGAGCGGCGGGTCGGCTGGACCGCCGTGCTGCTGCCCTCGGCCAACCGCCGGATCGCCTGGCTCCCGGCCGGCGGCTGGCGCACCGTCGCGCTGCGCGACCAGATCCTGGTGGAACGCAAGCCCCACCGCCTCACCTGGTACCGGGACGGCCGCGCGGTTCAGTCCTGGAAGGTCAGCCTCGGCATGCCGGGCCAGTCCACCCCGCTCGGCCGCACCTTCATCCTCGGCCGTACGCCGCCGCCGCAGTCCGTCTACGGCGGGGTCGACATCTTCGCCCTGGGCTCGGTCCCCGACGACCCGGACGCGGTGCCGACCGGCCTGCGCGGCGCCCACATCGGGCTGCACAGCTGGTACACGGACGCCCCGCTCGGCAAGGACGTCACCAACGGCTGCATCCGGCTGACCCGCAGTGGCCAGCGGAAGCTGCTCGCCGAGGTGCCGCCGGGCACCAGCGTGGTGGTGGTCGACCGGCTTCCCACCCCGCCGGCGACCGCCTGA
- a CDS encoding DsbA family protein, which produces MTTPLQVTTAKLRLPVTDTDHARGPADAPVTIVEYADFQCRFCGAANANLAEVLRQRAETVRLVYRHFPIAEVHPYAESAAEAAEAAGRRGRFWEMHDWLYEHQDQLDPVHLSVGVEQLGLPADEVDAEVGRQANADRIRRDFVGGIRSGVTGIPTLFVNEVRHEGGYDLADLLAAVDAAANP; this is translated from the coding sequence ATGACGACGCCGTTGCAGGTCACCACCGCGAAGCTGCGCCTCCCGGTGACCGACACCGACCACGCCCGGGGGCCGGCCGACGCGCCGGTCACCATCGTCGAGTACGCCGACTTCCAGTGCCGGTTCTGCGGGGCCGCCAACGCGAACCTGGCCGAGGTGCTGCGCCAGCGCGCCGAGACCGTACGGCTGGTCTACCGGCACTTCCCCATCGCCGAGGTGCACCCGTACGCGGAGAGCGCGGCGGAGGCGGCCGAGGCCGCCGGGCGGCGCGGCCGGTTCTGGGAGATGCACGACTGGCTGTACGAGCACCAGGACCAGCTCGATCCGGTGCACCTGTCGGTCGGCGTCGAACAGCTCGGGCTGCCGGCGGACGAGGTCGACGCGGAGGTGGGCCGGCAGGCAAACGCCGACCGGATCCGGCGGGACTTCGTCGGCGGCATCCGCAGCGGGGTGACCGGCATCCCGACCCTGTTCGTGAACGAGGTACGCCACGAGGGCGGCTACGACCTGGCGGACCTGCTGGCCGCGGTGGACGCCGCGGCGAACCCCTGA
- a CDS encoding helix-turn-helix transcriptional regulator translates to MPDEAERVEVTPTGVAGSTGPGRPGTPGAGDPATSTAIGPPPLLASRLAPAALPEPVLVRPRLLDRLDRAVAGPVTLVAAPAGWGKTTLLASWARAGRVEPPPAWVAVEEGDTGERLWSYLAAALRAAAEGVPEEGPQPPVPDSPPRPDQLELLAAALAGRERPVRLVLDDLHRITDPAALTGLEFLLRHTEGRLRLVAGVRSDPPLTLHRWRLAGELTEVGPDDLAFTDDEVADLLVAHGVPLPAAAVPRLRERTGGWPAGLRFAALALGGQADPARGVERFGGDQPDVAAYLRDELLTPLDPAARDVLRRSAVAAAVCADLAETVTGRADAGQLLADLARTGGFLRQDGGNPPWYRCHPLLADLLRDEVGRLPAEELRDLHLRAAAWYADNDRPAEALRHALAGGEWNRATELLINRWPELVPYERDVPAGPPPPEPPADAVRRDPELALACAAERAYAGDADAAGHHLRRAAEHARGLPAPRRDRFGRLATALELTLARLTGDHAEVRRAAARLLATRTAIGPGDDPRAGAGEDADTRAVAGTALGLVALAEGELAGARDRFAEARAAAREAGRSRTELVGASRSGLLDAAQGGLRAGEHAAREALETPACQGWSARLDCGYAYLALALVACHRDEPAEAAAHLALAGPATVEPPAAALAALCRAELLAAEGRSAAALRALDEARERAPGPALAAWLTAAEARLRADAGDGDTARSLLTDALRSADAEGAEAAALGVALARVELRAGSTRGARQSLPDWAAPAARSWPLPVRLAAGLLDAVLARDGGDDRRAGRVLEQVLDLAAPEGYRRVFTRAEPGVRDLLAAHLDSGTAHWATVSELVRGADERRADEPAARSGGAERTLDEPLTERELTILRYLQSILSNVEIASELSLSVNTVKTHVRNIYRKLDATRRREAVRRARELRLI, encoded by the coding sequence ATGCCGGACGAGGCTGAGCGGGTCGAGGTCACGCCGACCGGCGTCGCCGGATCGACCGGCCCGGGTCGGCCGGGGACGCCGGGGGCGGGCGATCCGGCCACGTCGACCGCGATCGGCCCGCCCCCGCTGCTGGCGTCCCGGCTGGCCCCGGCCGCCCTGCCTGAACCGGTGCTGGTCCGGCCCCGCCTGCTGGACCGGCTGGACCGGGCGGTGGCCGGACCGGTCACGCTGGTCGCCGCTCCGGCCGGCTGGGGCAAGACCACGCTGCTCGCCTCGTGGGCGCGGGCCGGCCGGGTCGAGCCGCCGCCCGCCTGGGTGGCGGTGGAGGAGGGCGACACCGGGGAGCGGCTCTGGTCGTACCTCGCGGCGGCGCTGCGGGCCGCCGCGGAGGGCGTACCGGAGGAGGGGCCGCAGCCGCCGGTGCCGGACAGCCCGCCCCGACCCGACCAGCTGGAGCTGCTCGCGGCAGCGCTCGCCGGCCGGGAGCGTCCGGTGCGGCTGGTCCTGGACGACCTGCACCGGATCACCGACCCGGCCGCGCTGACCGGGCTGGAGTTCCTGCTCCGCCACACCGAGGGGCGGCTGCGGCTGGTGGCCGGTGTCCGGAGCGACCCGCCGCTGACGCTGCACCGCTGGCGGCTGGCCGGGGAGCTGACCGAGGTCGGCCCGGACGACCTGGCGTTCACCGACGACGAGGTGGCCGACCTGCTGGTCGCGCACGGGGTGCCGCTGCCCGCCGCGGCAGTGCCCCGGCTGCGGGAGCGGACCGGCGGCTGGCCGGCCGGGCTGCGCTTCGCCGCGCTGGCCCTGGGCGGTCAGGCCGACCCGGCCCGGGGCGTCGAGCGGTTCGGCGGCGACCAGCCGGACGTGGCCGCGTACCTGCGCGACGAGCTGCTCACCCCGCTGGACCCGGCGGCCCGGGACGTGCTGCGGCGCAGCGCCGTCGCCGCCGCCGTCTGCGCCGACCTCGCCGAGACGGTGACCGGCCGGGCCGATGCCGGCCAGCTGCTGGCCGACCTGGCCCGCACCGGCGGCTTCCTCAGACAGGACGGGGGCAACCCACCCTGGTACCGCTGCCACCCGCTGCTGGCCGACCTGCTCCGCGACGAGGTGGGCCGGCTCCCCGCCGAGGAGCTGCGCGACCTGCACCTGCGGGCCGCCGCGTGGTACGCGGACAACGACCGGCCGGCCGAGGCGCTGCGGCACGCGCTGGCCGGGGGCGAGTGGAACCGGGCCACCGAACTGCTGATCAACCGGTGGCCGGAACTGGTCCCGTACGAGCGGGACGTGCCGGCCGGCCCGCCGCCGCCCGAGCCGCCCGCCGACGCGGTCCGCCGGGATCCCGAGCTGGCGCTGGCCTGCGCCGCCGAGCGGGCGTACGCCGGCGACGCCGACGCGGCCGGCCACCACCTGCGGCGCGCCGCCGAGCACGCCCGCGGCCTGCCCGCCCCGCGCCGGGACCGGTTCGGCCGGCTGGCCACCGCGCTGGAGCTGACCCTGGCCCGGCTCACCGGGGACCACGCGGAGGTACGCCGGGCCGCCGCCCGGCTGCTCGCCACCCGCACCGCCATCGGGCCGGGGGACGACCCGCGGGCCGGGGCCGGGGAGGACGCCGACACCCGGGCGGTCGCCGGCACCGCGCTCGGCCTGGTGGCGCTGGCCGAGGGCGAGCTGGCCGGCGCCCGGGACCGGTTCGCGGAGGCGCGGGCCGCGGCCCGGGAGGCGGGGCGGTCGCGTACGGAGCTGGTCGGCGCCAGCCGGTCGGGACTGCTGGACGCGGCCCAGGGCGGATTGCGGGCGGGCGAGCACGCCGCGCGGGAGGCGCTCGAAACCCCGGCCTGCCAGGGCTGGTCCGCGCGGCTGGACTGCGGGTACGCGTACCTCGCGCTGGCCCTGGTGGCCTGCCACCGCGACGAACCGGCGGAGGCGGCGGCACACCTGGCCCTCGCCGGCCCGGCCACGGTGGAGCCGCCGGCGGCGGCGCTGGCCGCGCTCTGCCGGGCGGAACTGCTGGCCGCGGAGGGCCGTTCCGCCGCCGCCCTGCGGGCCTTGGACGAGGCGCGGGAGCGGGCACCAGGCCCGGCGCTGGCCGCCTGGCTCACCGCCGCCGAGGCCCGGCTACGGGCGGACGCCGGCGACGGGGACACCGCCCGGAGCCTGCTCACCGACGCGCTGCGGAGCGCCGACGCAGAGGGCGCGGAGGCGGCGGCGCTGGGGGTGGCGCTGGCCCGGGTGGAGCTGCGGGCCGGCAGCACGCGTGGCGCCCGGCAGTCCCTGCCCGACTGGGCCGCCCCCGCCGCGCGGTCCTGGCCGCTGCCGGTCCGGCTCGCCGCCGGCCTGCTCGACGCGGTCCTGGCCCGCGACGGCGGCGACGACCGGCGGGCCGGGCGGGTCCTGGAGCAGGTGCTCGACCTGGCCGCGCCGGAGGGTTACCGGCGGGTCTTCACCCGCGCCGAACCGGGGGTACGCGACCTGCTCGCCGCGCACCTGGACTCCGGCACGGCGCACTGGGCGACCGTGAGCGAGCTGGTACGCGGGGCGGACGAGCGGCGGGCCGACGAGCCGGCCGCGCGGTCGGGCGGCGCGGAGCGGACGCTGGACGAGCCGCTCACCGAGCGGGAGCTGACGATCCTGCGCTACCTGCAGAGCATCCTGTCCAACGTGGAGATCGCCAGCGAGCTGTCCCTGTCGGTCAACACGGTGAAGACCCACGTCCGCAACATCTACCGCAAGCTAGACGCCACCCGCCGCCGCGAAGCGGTCCGGCGCGCCCGCGAACTCCGCCTGATCTGA
- a CDS encoding DNA polymerase III subunit beta family protein, whose translation MRSIGELARASGLTISALRFYDRSGVLVPALVDPATGYRWYTDDQVVPARLVAGLRRVGMPLAGIAEALAHRHEPAVVHRLLDAHLRRLEDGLADARRELSRIRTLIDPEEIAMTTRLALRRADLAAAVDAVRFAVGADPELPVLAGVLLEVDADGVRLVATDRHRLAVARAVGRVDGPEVRALLPADTVDELRALLDTGEGITPEAHITVAPDRVEVSVAGRAVAAAALPYDFPDYRRLLHGLVPGAPAHRIPVDVVALRGALTADGAPVLLREHDGVPAVVAVLGLDDRGGLRLVGPDEAAATDVVRVGVNREYLLDALDAGDRGQLVLELDGPITPLAVRRPDDEDAFSILMPVRL comes from the coding sequence CTGCGCAGCATCGGCGAGCTGGCCCGGGCCAGCGGGCTGACGATCAGCGCGCTGCGGTTCTACGACCGTTCCGGGGTGCTGGTCCCGGCGCTGGTCGACCCGGCCACCGGCTACCGCTGGTACACCGACGACCAGGTCGTCCCGGCCCGGCTGGTCGCCGGGCTGCGCCGGGTCGGGATGCCGCTGGCCGGGATCGCCGAGGCGCTGGCGCACCGGCACGAGCCGGCGGTGGTCCACCGCCTGCTCGACGCGCACCTGCGCCGGCTGGAGGACGGCCTCGCCGACGCCCGCCGTGAGCTCTCCCGGATCCGAACCCTGATCGATCCAGAGGAGATCGCCATGACCACCCGACTCGCGCTGCGCCGGGCCGACCTGGCCGCCGCCGTCGACGCCGTCCGGTTCGCCGTCGGCGCCGACCCCGAGCTGCCGGTGCTGGCCGGCGTGCTGCTGGAGGTGGACGCGGACGGCGTACGGCTGGTCGCCACCGACCGGCACCGGCTGGCGGTGGCCCGGGCGGTCGGACGGGTCGACGGCCCCGAGGTCCGCGCGCTGCTGCCGGCGGACACGGTGGACGAGCTGCGCGCCCTGCTCGACACCGGCGAGGGGATCACCCCGGAGGCGCACATCACCGTCGCGCCGGACCGGGTCGAGGTCTCGGTCGCCGGCCGCGCCGTGGCCGCCGCGGCGCTGCCGTACGACTTCCCGGACTACCGCCGCCTACTGCACGGCCTGGTGCCCGGCGCGCCCGCGCACCGGATCCCGGTCGACGTGGTCGCGCTGCGCGGCGCGCTCACCGCCGACGGTGCCCCGGTGCTGCTGCGGGAGCACGACGGGGTGCCCGCCGTGGTGGCCGTGCTCGGCCTGGACGACCGGGGCGGGCTGCGCCTGGTCGGGCCGGACGAGGCCGCCGCGACCGACGTGGTGCGGGTCGGGGTGAACCGGGAGTACCTGCTCGACGCCCTGGACGCCGGCGACCGCGGCCAGCTCGTGCTGGAGCTGGACGGTCCGATCACCCCGCTGGCCGTCCGCCGCCCGGACGACGAGGACGCGTTCTCCATCCTCATGCCGGTCCGGCTCTGA